Part of the Nicotiana sylvestris chromosome 5, ASM39365v2, whole genome shotgun sequence genome is shown below.
AGAAGCGGATGTTGCTTGCATGGACTAGGAAAGCCCTCATTCATCATTTctatcataacaagggacccaaactagtttgggttcctaaatctaacccttgatttGCATGTGCAGGAAGCAGTGAGAGGAAGCGGACTGTGATGGACTATGAACTATGGATGCTTAAAGCACATGACTGAAAACATCATGAATTTCCTCTCACTAAAAACCCTGCTTGAAGGGAATGTATCCTTAAAAAGGAAGTAGAGGGTACATTCTCGGTGAATGTAAAGTTGGAAAGGTTCTTTGGCACTCAGGTGGGAACGTGTACTATGTGAATGGCCTAAAAATATAGTTACTAATCCGATAACTGGCTAAGTGGTCTCAGTACACAAAGGAAACGAGAACATCCACTCTGTTAACTTTGAATCTCCATAAGTTGGTGGTATGAGATGGGTGAAGTCAGAACCTTAGCATGAAAGATTGGTGAATGCAAGCTTCTCACCTCCGAATAAATTAACTCAGAAGGACCTGGTGCATGGTCTGTCAAACTCAAGAGTCACCTGGACACGATTCACAAAACAAAGGAGGAGAATCTCGAGGTGTTAATAGTTCTTGTCAAGAAGATTCAAGTGAAAGAaaaaaggaggggggggggggtcacGCACTATTTCTCTACACCAAAGACTCCACAATTAAATGGTATTACtgaaaggaagaacagaactgAAAGATGTGGCATGGACAATGCTCATCGACTATGGAATTGCCAAGAAATTCTGGCAAAAGCAGTAAATGCTGCtttctacttggtgaacaggtgtctGAGTAGGTCCCTCCTGAATCAAAAACCCACTATGAGctgccaaatgaaagaaaatgCCTTCTTGATTGAAAGACAACTCTATCTGAGAACTTTCTTGACTGAAAATGTCATGTTCTCGACAACAGGAAGGATCAGCTTTGGAAGTTCAATGCAAAAGACAAatgaaggaatccttctgggGTACTCTCCACAAAGCAAGGCCATAAAGTCTACAACAAAGGACACACAAAATGGAAGGAAGTGCTTATGGGGTATTCAACAAGACACCTTCCTCTAGCCAAGGAAGAAACGTTGATGATCAATATGATGAACCAACTCTGGTCACTAGAAAATTTCTGAGGATTCAAATAAGGAGGCTAACATAatgagtaagatgaaggagaTAAGTGAAAGACAGTGTAACATTATCTTCCACTTCTCACAAGGAACCTAGTACTTCACTtactaccactgaagctgaagaaagagtggagaTGCAGCTCATGGCACTCCACAAGCAACAAAATAAGAGTGTGGGGAAATCAAAATTAACCTCCCAACTTCCCCTACCAATCAAACCTCAGTCCCAAACTGAAAACGCAAAAGCTCTCATATATGTGACAATTCAATCACTCTCTTGtattctagagttagataagaatttaaaaacacaaaaaaaaaattccttttgtaTCCCCACTCCAGAATAGAATCCAAAGTCAAGTCCTTGGGAATCCTACTTGAAGGGTGCCCAAAGAAgtttgagataccttaagggaaCTCAGGACCTGGTCCTGTATTGCCCCTCAAGTGACAGTTTTTAATCCTGTTGGGTATGATGATGCTAACTGTGCAGGTTGTCTTGTGAAAAGGAATAACACTTCTGAAATGGTTCACTTTCCATGTTCATGCCTCATCCCTTGGGAGACAAGGAAACAAAACTCAATGGCCACGTCAATAACTGAAGAAGAATGTGTAGCGGGAGCATCCTGATATACTCAAACCCTATGAATTGAGCAGCAACTAGAAGACCATGGGGTATCTTCGAAACTGATGGTATGTCTTCTCCAAGCAGTTCAATACAAGAAGACCAAGCTCATTGAGGGGTGACATTATCTTCTGAGGGTCAatatggagaaagggttgatctgtTGGAAGTCTGTAGAACAGGAGACCAAATTCCAGATatcttcatcaaatccatgaGTAGAGAATATTCAGGAACAGACAATGTGAAGATGAGGTCATGAGAGTctaatgaagaacctgattcttcaTCAGTTGGCTTTGCAAGACACCttcaggtaaaattagctaaagtaTTTTCTAACCAAGCCTAAATCACATCAATACAGTTGCAGGTAAACAtgcatgacgatcatagaagctaaagatACAGTATGAACTGTGATAGAGGAGCTgctaaaatctttttcaaaaaaaaaaattggtctgGTATCAGGTTCTTATACctcaggttagtagtaatgtgcttaTTTTTCATGCCTtctaaatacaaaaaaaaaattaaaaaacaaaattaaatcaACTGCCACATCATCTGCCTTTTCAAAATCTGCATCtcatgtcttgtctttcaaatccttTCACCCCCTCTGCACGATAACGCTTTCCCACAAACCTACCGCCATCTTCAAAACTATTCAGAACATGTTTCTCTCTATCCTCTCATCGTTATCCCTTCTTCCAATAAAACCTTCCTTCTCTCTTAAAACAAGACATGAACCTTCATCTCTTTTGTGTAGTTGTAATCCTTTCTTCATCTCTGGCTCTCACTCTACTTGTCTTCTAAGTACTCCTATACTGGCAATTGAACAATCGCTTCCTTCTCCCACCGATAACACCACTCCCACTTCCTTATCATCCTTGAAATCATTCCCAAAGCTTCACTATTtcactctttctactactttacCCACTCCTAGCGCCTCCTCCTTTCCTACAGTTTTCCCTTTTCTGATAAACCTTGttctctttcattttgaaaaCCCTATGTATAGCCATTCCTCTAATCTCATCAACGTACACTCAGGAGGTTTTACCTCTAAAGTGTTAGAAGTTCCTAAGGATGATCCTGACCAATTCCTGAACTCCTCTATTCTGGACTTAGTGACTCTCTcagagtcaccagaaaaggaagcagcACATAGCATCATGGCTATCGTTGCTGAGAGTCTAATGAGTGAAGGGGCATATCTCTCAtcagggtgttaaggggaagaaAATCTATGGCTAGGAGATGTACGAACCATAGTACTCCTTGAGTCTTTGGCTCATGAGACATTCTCAGAAAAACCTTctaaagaacctgattctcttccaTGCAAACCCACTTCTACACCTCCTGATCATTCTAAGCTCGTAGAATCCTCCTCCAAGTCACCCACTATCAGGTCACAACAACATGAAAGTTTTGAGTCCACACTATagaaaagtaagaggagtgtcaagaaaaggaaaaataggatAATGAATCAAAGGGAATTTGTCACTAACAAAAGTGTTCCAGTAGATGGGATTGACAAAAATATTCCAAGGGAACCTGGTTCCCTGGTACAACAATCTTTGAAAGCTCAAAAGTCTGTAGATAAAGTTTCTGATGAAACTATTGAGCAACAAAAAGGGTCATCCgtgaagggaagcagcaaggcTAAAAGGAGTCACATTGAGCAAGCTATGTCTGAAGATGATACTGTGGGGATAGTAAGCTGGAAAGGAAAGTCTGTTGAAGGGTCTAGCAAAAGGAAATGGGAAACTGGTACAACACCTAGTATACTGAGGATTATGCCCTGTGATAATGGTCTATGGCAGCAGAGATTAAGAATTCAGAAAGTCTTGTGGGGTCGTACATTTGATCTAGCAATTTCGAAGATGGCCGATATGAGACAAATTCTGgagattgtggaatttcaagaatgGGAACACCTGTTTGAAGGGAGCATGCCTCTGTGTATGAAGATGCGGTACAAACTCTTTACGCATCTCTCTTCACTATTGAGGGGGATCACATTTGTGCGTtagtaaatggagtagacattgtaCTTGACGTCTCAACATTGGGAAAGGTTCTCAGAATTCCATGTGAAGGGATGTTCTCAGTCAAGGGTGTCTGTGGTATAAACTTCAAGAGATCCATCATGAAGGAGCAAGCAATTCAGTAGGGGGAACATGTGCATAAGAAGGTTTTGCTTCCTGAGTATCAACTTCTCTTTGAACTGGTCAATAAGGTGCTCTTACCTCGTTCTGAGAGGCGATCTGTTGCTACAAAATCGGATATGGTCTTAATGGAAAcgcttgatgagtttgtcccaatcAATCTACCAAAAATTATGATAGATCATATTCAAAAGGTGGCAAACTTTAAAGGTAGGAATCATGGGCTACCATATGGCTTTCTTCTCACTTAGGTGTTCAGATTCTACAAGGTCCCCTTGGGGAATCCCAGAGTAGTCACACACAAGCAAACCTTCTCTAAGACCACTTTAGAAGAATATGAGTGTATAGAAagagttggtggaagcatctcaaccatttctcagctgatcaacgCTCAAAATGTAGCTTTTAAAGAGATCAGAAGGTTGACGGCTCAAAATGCCATACTAGAGACTCAGCTCAGTCAGGCAGTTAAAGGACCCGATTCTGTTAAGAAGAAGTTGCACGACTGAAAAAGGAAAACGATAGACTTTGGGCACAATTACTTGAAGAACAACTATCTACAAATGCTcgactggacctggttctcaaaaccattgaTGTCTCCTCTTCCAAGCCTCCTTCTTCTAGTGTCCCCTAGGATCTTCTTAGTGACCATCTATTTTTGCTCTAATCTTTTGTGGctgttgttttatttttgtttgcttttgtttttgtgaTGGCATGCTGGAATTCACCATTACTGCTCCTGTCTTGCTCAGTCCAttgtaaacattaataaaacagCTCCCCTTTTTGCATGTACAATACTGTGTTCCTCTGACTTCTCTTTTCTGTCATATTGTGTGCACATACGTGGCATGAGCTAGCTATGTTAGACTTTTTTATGCTAAATACCTGCTTGTGCtattttttaatgatgccaaaaggaggAAGAATATAAGATTCAGGATTGAATGACTATAAGATTTAGGGGGAAGAAATTTAGGGGTAAGAATGTAGTCAAAAATTCTGAGCTTACGggggaataattttttttttaaaaaggagaGATTTGAGATTAAGAGGGAACCTTGTGTTGTTTCTGGTATCTTATCTGGTTATTTCTGCTCTACATAAATACTATTCATGCCTAAATTTGTCATCattaaaaagggggaaattgatgggttttcaatgtctttgctgatgcttcttatgttttgatgatctaacaaacttgttgtaaagaaccagatagagaacctggccCACATGGGGTACATTTCAACTAACCTGGTCCAAGTCTGAAAATCAGCAAATAAAGGAACGACCACAGGGAGGAACACAATAGAGACCTGGTGACCttgtcccttagggttctccgacacaAGTACAAGTCAGTGACTATCCACAATCATTATAAAGAGGAACATAAtaggacctggtcccttagggttctctgacagaagtacaggtCAATTGTACAGCTGGAACATAGCAGTAGAAAGTGACCATATCGCCACTATTATAGAAGAGGAACATAACTAGGACCTGGTCCGATagtgttctctgacagaagtacaagtcgaCTATCCAACTAGAACGCAACTGCACAGAAGTGGCTGTGCAGACAGTACAAcggtcacttctcattgggaagaagtgtgtaccaagaattgacaccactatctattgtgatgtcttttatgatataacaacctggtgcaacgCACAACTTcctttgtgcattcagtgatattctctcaagcataacagtgtttatccggcattgaagtcactggtgtatcaagaacaagaagacaactccactaaggatcagtctGTTATTGAGTTTATGtatatccgtagttgagttgtaatcttgtcatttgttcttcattgtatttcctagttttctttcttagaagctttgtcttaggaaaaaaacaaaaattcgtaaacttccgagtttatgttgtgactaggaatagtcataagtttaaagcctttgtaactagaagagttataaagtggcttgtggtgagagcatcacaagttaattgaagtctttgtaatagggttattGCGAAGTGGCTcgtaatagggagattgcaagttagtgaaggtaaaagcctacaagagtaggtcgtggtttttttatccccttgtatgagatttttccacgtaagAATCCCTTGTCTTCTTTACGTTCAGTTTCCAGAAGCTTTCTTAGCACTACCTCAtataggaccaggtactctacagtttggtggactcatataaactaacagtTTGGAACAAGGTTTTTATTCGATATGAGGCTTGTTATTGGTATCGGGTGTGGTAATCGACAGCTATTGTAGTCAAAGATATTGCTATGGTCATATGAGCGATGGGCTACATTGTGTGATTATATATTGTTAACATGTTTATGATTTGTTGCAGCTGGTTAAGATCGATACAGTGTGTATGGGAGAATTAGATCTTACAAGGAGTTATATATTttgaaatttggttctaaggcttatcgGTTAAGGTTAAAGGAAGAATCTTCAGCCAAGATTATGTCGATGGGATTTTATGAATTGAGGTGACGTGCGATCACCCATGAGTATGCGTATGGTTGGTTTataaagtgatttgatggctttgaaatgactcttggcacgttcaaggacaaacatatatttaagttgaggagaatgtaacgacctgatcgATCATTATAGTGGCTCGTGACTTGtattaccagtccttgggaaattaGAATTTTGTTATTATCATTCTTGTTGTTTTGATCTTTCACTTGAGTTATCTATTtctatgttaggcttacctagcaCTAGATCAGGTGCCACCATGACTACGTGAATTTTGGATCTTAACACATACCGGTGCAAAAATATAATGAAACGGTACCTACGGTAACAAATTCATGATTGAATCTTATTGACACATGCTAATAGGTACGTATGCTAAGGGGTTATGCATCTAAATGGCTGTGACTGTTAATGAATGAGTGCTTAGGTTTAgttattagttttttttattgattAAAAAATTTGTACGAcattgattttaaaaaaaatgaataggTTTACTAAAGGGCATTTAAGTaatttgattttttaattttagaatttttaattttaatataatatagatagatagatagataatgTAAAATATCACATATTTATAGTTTTAAAACCAATTTCTTACTTGGAAAAAAATTAGGTTTAAACTTCTGCCACGAAATTCAAAAATGACAAACAACACTACATCTCAAAATATTTGCTTCAAGACAAAGTTGCCTGACGTATTTTATAATGGCAGCTTTTATGGTAACACAGTAAACTCTACAAATTACATActactattttttttaataaaaatatgttTGTGCAGTCTTGTAATTTGTGAAGAAGATGGaatagtaaaataaaaattgaagGGCCAAGAAAGCAGCAGAAAAGTTAATTCTGACCTAACCAACCACCCATGTCCTATCCTACCCCCATCTATCCTTCTGATTTTTATGGCCGTTTTTTTACCGAGTTTTGCCTTATGAGATCTGCAAATCCCAGAGTCTCACCAAGTCATTAACACTTCATGCCCTAACCCCCTTCCccacttaattttttttttttataaagaaAAGGCCTTTTTTATTCAATATTCAATATTCGTTTTAATTGTGGACTAATCTAAATTTGCAGAGAATAAATTTTTTACAAACGATACTCCCTCCATTTAAAAAAGAATGAACCTATTATCATGTAAGGAGTCAAATAAAATTTTCGTTGACTATTCTTTggtaaataattttttaatattttaaattattaactaTTTTAACTTATAGCTcattttatgtaatttttaaatatataattttatatcaAATACTTAAAGAATAATACAATATATATCTGAATTCACATGGAAAATTAAACAATATATGTATATCATAAAAAGTtcaaacaaattgaaacaaaGGGAGTATATCTTTTTGTATATACATATTATTACAAGTATATAAAAACATATATGTGTGTCTATATATAGTGGAAAGATAAAGAGGGTCCTTTTGGATCTACCTCCATCGTGACTACCCTCAAACCCGACAAACAATACTTGTGCTTTAGAGAGGCTTTTTTTCAGCCATGAGAATAAGGAAGCATGCCAAAATTTCCCCTCTCATATATGCAGCTTCATCTCTACAACCAGCAACACTTGTTTGCCAACTGAACCAGTCGCCATGGGATGTCATCTCTTTCCCCATTGAAGAAAACCAAGACCCACAAACACCACTGTCGTCTTTTTCGTATCAGGTCAGTCCATTAATTAATCTATCCTTTTTTCtccttattcttttttctttcccAGATCTGTGAATTCCCATTTCGTTTCTATTTCTTTTTATGAAAATGGAATGTCCCTTCATTTTTCCTTTATATCTTTGTGGTTTAGGGTTTTCTTGGAAGCTCTCATTAGGGTTCACTAAGAATCTCAATCCCACAATTTTTATCGTGTGTTTAGACTTCCTTTTTCAATTTCTTTCATGGGGTTTCTCTGTTTTTCCCTATTGTCCACTGCACAGCTCTTATTCTTTTAAGACACTTTTCTGCATCGATAAATTTTCTTATTGTTTTCAGCCTGATGGATATGCTAATACTGGGACCTTTTATGATTCTAATGGAACTGTCACGAGGTAAATTAGCTACTGTTAAACCAATTCGATTTCTTATTTACCTTCTCTTTTAGCATTTTATTAATTTTCTCTATATGTGTAGTAAAACAATAATTAGGATTTTTACTTGTGCATTATCGGTTTGTAAATTCTTGATTATCTGAAATTTTATGCCTCGACTCTCAGTAATTTTATTTCTGAGTTAGCAAATTTGATTTTCCATAGCGTCACGTCAATGAAATTGGATGACGAAAGGGAAATGAAAGAGATTAAATGGGATTATTACTACGACGCTAGTATTAGTGAAGTGGGTGGTGATTCCGTTAAGTATGAGAATAATGAAATTGAGAATAACCAAGACGAGGATGTAGATATGGAGGAGCTAGGGTTGGATAAAGATAGTGGCGATAATGTATGCCGACACCATTTTGACGAGGTGAAACATTACAACAACTCTGCCAAGATACTAGATAAGCAACAGGAGGCTGCAGCGGCGGCGATCGGAAGTCCCCGCCACCGCCCTCGTGCTAAGAAATCATCTTTTTCTTCCAGTCCTTACGAGTTCTACTATTATTCGGGGTTTGGTCCGTCGTGGGGCAAGAAAAGAGGTTATAGAAAGACAGATAGTGATGCAGCAGCCAAAGATATTCAGTCTATGGCAGAAGTCTCTAATGATAGTCACCTGACACAATTTTCATCTTCCCAAATTAATTATGATGAATTTGACTTTGTTGAAGGCGAGGATGATGAAGAAAAAAATGGGAAGAAGAGAGCTAGGAAGCCAATTAAAGCAAGGTCATTGAAATCTCTAATGTGAAAATACTATGAATTTTTAATATGTTGGTGTGTTAATTAGTATTGCGGCGTTTTGGTCGCAATGTGATGTGAGTAACGTAAGAAGATATTGTTGGTTTTTTTTTGGTAATGTCATTTTTTAGGGTATGGTATACAATTATTTTGGTTTCATGGTTAGCTTTTCTCGACACGGTGAGACTATTTAGGTGTAATCGTGTAGAGCTCTGTTATATATCTAAACAAGGATATAACGGTAATTTCATATGTTAGGTCTTATTTCAACGgatattttctttttgaattGTATCCTTATCACCACCTACTTGTTTGGCATGAGGCCGCAAAATGGTAAACATACGAGtctctttccttttccctagTGTCGGGTTACAACAGTAATTAACTACGACTTACTTTACAAAGATTAGAAATATTAGTAATGAATTTAAAATCATTTACATCTCTCAATTTTGTTTAAAAAAAGAGTTTAATTTTTAAAGTACAATTAAGGAATAGAAATAATTTTCATCCATTTAAAAATATACATTGTCAATATAAGTAATGTTTACATCTCACATTTGAATGCTatgttaattaaaattataattgATCATGTATTAATATCTACCGAACATCATAATTTACTTCTTTTTAAACTTATAACACACATATTAATATGACGCTCTTAAATAAAGCAATTAACCGCATTGGAAACAACGAATCACATTCCCGTTcacgttttttctttttcttatcaaTGAATAAAACTAATTTTTGGCAACATTAAAGATTGTGGAACTTACAAAATCTACTTAACTTTTTCCAACGATCaactatatatgcatatatatagtTGAGATAACATAGATAGTTTTACTTGATATTTTGTCCACATGATATTTTTCCACATGATATTTTGTCGAATTTACTTGAGATAACATAGATAGTTTTATCCATAAGCATATATAAATTGATTTTATCACAAATCGATTTTTTTATCATCATGAACAACTTGTTCAATTTATTACTTGCATCATGAACAATATTGATTAAGTTCTAAACTCTTCAATTGGTTTTTATTTATTCACTAAATAATTAGATACATATGGAATTTATTTAACGTAGGTGATAAAGAACAGTCATAAAATATGCGTACTTCTTGAATTTCAATCAAATTCATATAAATATTAGAGAAGTGAAGACAAGGAAAAGTACATAGAGTCTAAATAAGAGGAAAGTTACTCAAAAAGACTCGAGTTTTTAttgaattaatttatttaaataaaaaaaaatacaaaaaagataAATAAGATCCTTGTCTAATGAGAGGTGCCacgtcatatatatatattgtatttacaTGATGTTGGGCGTTAATGTtgagaaaaaaatttaaaaatgtgaAAAGGACATTTGTTGTTTCTGGTCTAAAGATGGATAATGTCATTTTTTTCTTGAcataatattttaattaatatACTTAAGGaagaaaaaatggaaagataaggtAGAAGGAACAACAGATTTAGACGGTAAAGAAAATAGAAGTTagctataataataataataataataataataataagcaaATAGAAAAAATTTACTTTAGttacaaaaataagaaaataatgtaaTTCACTATTACAGGAATATCATAAGAGTGCTAATTTCTTGAAACTTATTTTCACTTTAAGAAATCAATCAAAGAGCAGATCGATTCACAACTGCTTCACCTACTGCATCGGCAAAGTTTTGCATTATTTGTTACACCTGCAACAAAACCTCAGCTTTAACAGAAGTTGGGGTTCAAAATTTTAATATTCAAATGGATTCTAATCAAAAAATTATATTGAGTAATAGACATATATAGGAGATAAGATGGAGATCGCACAATAGCTACATCAAAATATTCTTCAAATTGAAAAATATGCTCTCCCAAATTCCAGAGACCTATCACCAAAAGAGAAAATGTGATATAAACACTTGCAGTGCTATTgcaaaaaaatttaattaataaaGAGTATTAGTTCAATGTGTATACACCGCCTTTGATGCAATCTTTACATCTCCAAATTGCCATAGCTTTTCTCTTGATTGCGTACTGTTATAATAGCAATTATATATTTGAAACCTAAGTATTTAAGTAAAACCTTTGAACGTATTAAAATAGAACATAATTATAGCTTCTAGTTTATTCAAAACCACCGGAAAATTAGAAAACCATACCTTTTCACAAAACTCATCGAAATGCTTATTATGCTGGCTAATCTCTATTTTCTACATCTGCTTTGTAGGCTGACTATGGTGCCTAAACACATTAGCCATTAATATAAAGACAATATATGAGATGTTATTGTATCTAATTAATAAGCAATTATGGGGAAGGGAAAGAGTTTGAAATGGTATAACAAAGTTTAAGAAGGTCATTTTGGAACGGTAGAAGAAAGTTTAAGAAAGtgtgaattttattttattttttaatgcaAAGGTTTAAAGAGTGTAATAAAAGTAGGGGAATCAAAAAGTCTCAAGCTATTATGAACTAATTTACTGaaataaaaataagataaaaatgcaaaaaaaaaaaaaagaagataaataggATTCTTGGGCAAAGAGAGGTGCTACCTCACTCTTCTATTGCTCACTTTCATATAGATATATATAGATGATTAgaaatttttgttttttgaatgtttattttattattaattttatttGTCTCATTTATGTAGCGCTATTCTTTGAATGATCTTTTTGTAATACTTTCAAGAATTTATGAAATTTTCGAGATAAAATATGCTAAGTAGTATAACTGAATCGCTATTTGAGAAATTAGATAAGTTTGTGAAAATTTATGACTAAAGTGGATGGAGAGTTCACCTATGACTTATAACTTATGGTTTTCATTCAATTCAATAAGTTATAAATACCTCTATACATTTCATCTAACAATTATGATCATCTAAGCCAAAAGCAATCCTCTCGGTTTTATTAATCGTTAGCCAATTTCATTAACCCCTAATCCTCCAATAAGTATAAAGT
Proteins encoded:
- the LOC104210925 gene encoding uncharacterized protein, with product MRIRKHAKISPLIYAASSLQPATLVCQLNQSPWDVISFPIEENQDPQTPLSSFSYQPDGYANTGTFYDSNGTVTSVTSMKLDDEREMKEIKWDYYYDASISEVGGDSVKYENNEIENNQDEDVDMEELGLDKDSGDNVCRHHFDEVKHYNNSAKILDKQQEAAAAAIGSPRHRPRAKKSSFSSSPYEFYYYSGFGPSWGKKRGYRKTDSDAAAKDIQSMAEVSNDSHLTQFSSSQINYDEFDFVEGEDDEEKNGKKRARKPIKARSLKSLM